ATTTAAATGCTAAAGATAAAATAAAATTTAAAGAATATTTTTTAGCTCCTACATTGTTTTCCCCATGCTGTCTATATAATACTGTTGATTTATATATATAATCTACTGTTCCAAATGTTGATGCAATAAGATTAATCCACCAATCGTGCATTATTGCATTACTTGGTACTATATTTAACAGTTCCTTAAGCTTTTGATTAATCATTATAGTACAACCTGTAACATTGTTTTGTACTAACGTTTTATTTATATCCTTAATTTCAGAATTTAACTTTTGATATTTCCAAAATGAATGTGAGATTAAATTCAAATCTTTATCAACAATTTTTAAATCAGTATGAACTAAAATTGGTTTATTTTTATATATCTCCTCCATACTTTTCATTTTTTTATATGTTAATTCAATTTTATCAGGAAGCCATACATCATCCTGATCACAAAACATAATATAGTCGCCTGTAACATTTTTTACAAGTTCTAAATAGCTTCGGCAAGGACCGAGGTTATTTTCACCAATCTCTAACAAAACTATTTTTTCAGGAAATTTGTTTACATATTCTTTAATAATTTTTGTAGTTTTATCAGATGAACAATCATCTCTAATAAATAGCTTCCAATCAGTATAGCTTTGTTTTAAAATTGAATTTATTTGATCCTTTATATGTCTTTCCCCATTATATGTTGAAAGAAGTATACATATCATAAAAGTCATATCCTTATTGAAAAATCCTCTCTTTTTAAAGTTAGATTTTGATTATAATATGGATCACCACTTTCAAGAATATCTCCCCACTTCTTCTTAAATAATTCAATTTCCTTGTTAAACCTTTCTTGCTTCTCTGGAGTATCCTCGTATCCACGAGTTTCTGACTCATAATGATAAAGTTCTGCATAAGGAGTCCATACTACTAAATATCCATTTTTTCTTATTTTTAAACAAACATCAACATCATTAAATACTAATGGGAATCCCTTGTCAAATCCTCCAATTTCATTGAAAACCTCTTTTCGTATCATTAAACATGCACCTGTTACTGCAGACAAGTTTTGTACAATCTTCAATCTTCCAAAATAACCATTAGACATTGCTG
The nucleotide sequence above comes from Thermoanaerobacterium sp. CMT5567-10. Encoded proteins:
- a CDS encoding glycosyltransferase family 2 protein → MICILLSTYNGERHIKDQINSILKQSYTDWKLFIRDDCSSDKTTKIIKEYVNKFPEKIVLLEIGENNLGPCRSYLELVKNVTGDYIMFCDQDDVWLPDKIELTYKKMKSMEEIYKNKPILVHTDLKIVDKDLNLISHSFWKYQKLNSEIKDINKTLVQNNVTGCTIMINQKLKELLNIVPSNAIMHDWWINLIASTFGTVDYIYKSTVLYRQHGENNVGAKKYSLNFILSLAFKLKKLLKSNNKLINQGKEFYSIYGNMLEKEQKDIVYNFITLFEVGRLKRIYRIFKYKFFKYGFLRNLGFMIVMLIPSKRKGDCK